A DNA window from Mastomys coucha isolate ucsf_1 unplaced genomic scaffold, UCSF_Mcou_1 pScaffold21, whole genome shotgun sequence contains the following coding sequences:
- the Nlrp10 gene encoding NACHT, LRR and PYD domains-containing protein 10: MALARANSPQEALLWALNDLEENSFKTLKFHLRDVTQFHLARGELEGLSQVELASKLISIYGAQEAVRVVSRSLQVMNLMELVDYLNQVCLNDYREIYREHVHCLEERQDWGVNSSHNKLLLVATSSSGSRRSPSCSDLEQELDPVHVETLFAPEAESYSTLPIVVMQGSAGTGKTTLVKKLVQDWAKGKLYQGQFDYVFYVSCREVVLLPKCDLPNLICWCCGDDQAPVAEILRQPERLLFILDGYDELQKSSRAERVLHILMRRREVPCSLLITTRPPALQSLEPMLGERRHVHVLGFSEEERETYFSSYFTDKEQLRNALEFVQNNAVLYKACQVPGICWVVCSWLKRKMARGQEFSETPSNSTDIFTAYVSTFLPTDGNGDSSELTRHKILKSLCSLAAEGMRHQRLLFEEDVLRKYGLDGPSLTAFLNCIDYRHGLGMKKLYSFRHISFQEFFYAMSFLVKEDQSQLGEATHKEVAKLVDPENYEEVTLSLQFLFDMLKTDNTLSLGLKFCFKIAPSVRQDLKHFKEQIEAIKYNRSWDLEFSLYDSKIKKLTQGIQMKDIIFNVQHLDEKKSVKKKPISVTSSFGKGKVQSPFLETGKRIRKHKASNEKSRGTEEPALGIRNSRLESREKGHMEMNNKDDGTEGQEDEEGQTVKKDGEMIDKING, translated from the exons ATGGCCTTGGCAAGGGCCAACAGCCCCCAGGAGGCATTGCTTTGGGCCTTGAACGACCTTGAGGAGAACAGTTTCAAGACGCTGAAGTTCCACTTACGGGATGTGACCCAATTTCATCTGGCCCGAGGGGAACTGGAAGGTCTGAGTCAGGTGGAGCTGGCATCAAAACTGATTTCAATATATGGAGCACAGGAAGCTGTGAGAGTGGTGAGCAGGAGCTTGCAGGTCATGAACCTGATGGAGCTTGTGGACTACCTCAACCAGGTTTGTCTGAATG ATTACAGAGAAATCTACCGGGAGCACGTGCACTGCTTGGAGGAGAGGCAAGACTGGGGTGTTAACAGCAGCCACAATAAGCTGCTCCTGGTGGCCACATCCAGTTCGGGGAGCCGTAGATCACCTTCCTGTTCTGACCTGGAACAGGAGTTGGATCCTGTCCATGTGGAGACTTTATTTGCTCCGGAGGCAGAGTCCTACTCAACTCTGCCCATAGTGGTGATGCAAGGATCTGCGGGCACTGGAAAGACAACCCTGGTCAAAAAATTGGTGCAGGACTGGGCCAAAGGGAAGCTGTACCAAGGCcagtttgattatgttttctatGTGAGCTGCAGAGAAGTGGTCCTGCTACCCAAGTGTGACCTGCCCAACCTCATCTGCTGGTGTTGTGGAGATGATCAAGCCCCAGTCGCAGAGATTCTGAGGCAGCCTGAGCGGCTCCTGTTCATCCTGGATGGCTACGATGAGTTACAGAAGTCCAGTCGTGCCGAGCGTGTACTTCACATTCTGATGAGAAGAAGGGAGGTACCGTGCTCCCTTCTCATCACCACGCGGCCTCCAGCTTTGCAGAGTCTGGAGCCCATGTTGGGTGAACGACGACATGTCCATGTCTTAGGCTtctctgaggaggagagggaaacaTATTTCAGCtcctattttacagataaggagCAATTGAGAAATGCCCTTGAGTTTGTGCAAAACAATGCTGTTCTCTATAAAGCGTGCCAGGTTCCAGGCATTTGCTGGGTGGTCTGTTCCTGGCTGAAGAGGAAGATGGCAAGAGGCCAGGAATTCTCAGAGACACCTAGCAACAGTACGGACATCTTCACTGCTTATGTGTCCACCTTTCTGCCCACTGATGGCAATGGGGACAGCTCTGAGCTCACCAGGCACAAGATACTGAAGAGTCTGTGCTCCCTGGCAGCGGAGGGGATGCGGCACCAGAGGCTGCTATTTGAGGAAGATGTCCTCAGAAAGTATGGCTTAGATGGTCCCAGCCTCACTGCTTTCCTGAACTGCATCGACTACCGACATGGGCTTGGCATGAAGAAACTCTACAGCTTTCGCCACATCAGCTTCCAGGAATTTTTCTATGCCATGTCCTTCCTTGTGAAGGAGGACCAGAGTCAGCTGGGAGAGGCCACACACAAAGAAGTGGCAAAGCTGGTGGATCCGGAGAACTATGAAGAGGTGACTCTCAGTTTGCAGTTCTTATTTGACATGTTGAAAACAGACAACACCTTGAGTTTGGGGTTGAAGTTCTGCTTCAAAATTGCTCCTTCGGTAAGGCAGGATCTGAAgcattttaaagaacaaatagaaGCCATAAAGTACAACAGGTCATGGGATCTGGAATTCTCTCTCTATGATTCTAAGATAAAGAAGCTCACACAAGGTATCCAGATGAAAGATATCATTTTCAATGTGCAACATTTGGATGAAAAGAAATCTGTCAAGAAGAAGCCAATTTCAGTGACAAGCAGTTTTGGTAAGGGAAAGGTACAAAGTCCTTTCTTGGAAACTGGTAAAAGAATAAGGAAACATAAGGCTTCTAATGAGAaaagcagagggacagaggaaccAGCCCTGGGAATTAGAAACAGTAggctggaaagcagagaaaaaggtCATATGGAGATGAACAATAAGGATGATGGGACGGAGGgacaggaggatgaggaaggacagacagttaaaaaggatggagagatgatAGATAAGATAAATGgataa